A DNA window from Methylobacterium sp. NMS14P contains the following coding sequences:
- a CDS encoding glycoside hydrolase family 16 protein: MMKPGWVRRDIVKTGLRGLPLCTMASLMGIERSNAAIDATADPTQGRALIFDEPFKEINGRIWNGGPKATTGPSGFYGRSAFAPLSGAEGFKPYEIIDDPDATGGTALQISAKYIGRTMTVVNYYGNNTPDYQWISGNLQAGSRSGVVSIGWAQGYFEARMKFPRHPLTWPAFWLLNRDGIANTKRSIEVDIVEQKGFEPNLYGAYLHEWGQPGEHNEGSGVPTSVDMTQQYCRYGVLIRDGQCIPYFERKPIINPATNQINIWTLTRASEMERTGDVFWPLLTLALRTDVPAPQLTEAQKLAHMRVDYVRVYG; the protein is encoded by the coding sequence ATGATGAAGCCAGGATGGGTCCGCCGAGATATTGTGAAAACCGGTCTTCGAGGTCTGCCGCTCTGCACGATGGCGTCCCTGATGGGAATCGAACGCTCGAATGCGGCGATCGACGCGACCGCGGATCCCACCCAGGGGCGTGCGCTCATCTTCGATGAGCCGTTCAAGGAGATCAACGGCCGGATCTGGAACGGTGGTCCGAAGGCGACAACGGGGCCGTCCGGATTCTACGGACGCTCCGCCTTCGCGCCCCTCTCCGGGGCTGAGGGCTTCAAACCGTACGAGATTATCGACGATCCGGATGCCACGGGAGGCACTGCCCTTCAGATTTCCGCGAAATATATCGGGCGCACGATGACCGTCGTGAATTATTATGGAAACAACACGCCCGATTACCAATGGATTTCCGGTAACTTGCAGGCTGGAAGCCGCAGCGGCGTCGTGTCGATCGGCTGGGCACAGGGCTATTTCGAGGCCAGGATGAAGTTCCCGCGCCATCCATTGACCTGGCCCGCTTTCTGGTTGCTGAACCGAGACGGTATTGCGAATACAAAAAGAAGCATTGAAGTCGATATCGTTGAGCAGAAAGGGTTTGAGCCCAACCTCTACGGTGCATACCTGCACGAGTGGGGACAGCCCGGCGAGCATAACGAAGGGAGTGGCGTGCCGACGTCGGTCGACATGACCCAACAGTATTGTCGCTACGGCGTGCTGATCCGCGACGGGCAGTGCATTCCCTATTTCGAGCGCAAGCCGATCATCAACCCGGCCACAAACCAGATCAACATCTGGACACTCACGCGTGCGTCGGAAATGGAGAGAACCGGCGATGTCTTCTGGCCGCTCCTCACCCTGGCGTTACGGACAGATGTTCCGGCTCCCCAACTGACGGAAGCGCAGAAACTTGCCCATATGCGGGTCGATTACGTCCGCGTGTATGGCTAG
- a CDS encoding class I SAM-dependent methyltransferase, with protein MLEIYKNTTYAENNPDWHESDAPWKATQIGNIVKRNGIRFDTICEVGCGTGDVILNLERAFDFSRGFGYEVSPHAYQRAKSKETTRTKFFLENVFDASDAPFDVLLAIDVIEHVEDYVSFTKQLRPLAKFKIFHIPLDLSVQSLLRREPILRLRESVGHLHYFFKDSALATLRDCGYNVIDYCYTASRIELPNQALSSRLMSVPRRALFALNKDATVRVLGGYSLLVLAE; from the coding sequence GTGCTCGAGATATACAAGAACACAACCTACGCAGAGAACAATCCCGACTGGCATGAATCGGACGCGCCCTGGAAAGCGACGCAGATCGGAAACATCGTCAAGAGAAACGGGATCAGATTCGATACTATCTGCGAAGTCGGATGCGGCACGGGTGACGTTATTCTGAACCTCGAACGGGCATTCGATTTTTCCAGAGGCTTCGGCTACGAAGTTTCGCCCCACGCCTATCAACGCGCCAAGAGCAAGGAAACGACTCGGACCAAGTTCTTCCTCGAGAACGTGTTCGACGCCTCCGACGCCCCCTTCGATGTTCTGCTCGCCATCGACGTCATCGAACATGTCGAGGATTATGTAAGTTTCACGAAACAGCTTCGACCGCTCGCCAAATTCAAGATCTTTCATATTCCGCTCGATCTTTCGGTCCAGTCGCTGCTCCGACGCGAACCGATCCTCCGCCTCAGGGAGAGCGTTGGTCACCTCCATTACTTCTTCAAAGATTCGGCGCTGGCTACTCTACGTGATTGCGGGTACAATGTGATCGATTATTGCTATACTGCAAGCCGGATCGAGCTGCCGAACCAGGCGCTGTCGAGCCGTCTGATGAGCGTCCCGCGGCGGGCCCTGTTCGCGCTCAACAAGGATGCGACTGTCAGAGTACTGGGAGGATACTCGCTTCTGGTGCTTGCCGAATGA